A portion of the Bacillus sp. es.034 genome contains these proteins:
- the rpmC gene encoding 50S ribosomal protein L29: MKSNEIRDLTTAEIEQKVKTLKEELFNLRFQLATGQLENTARIREVRKGIARMKTVIREREIGVNNR, translated from the coding sequence ATGAAAAGTAATGAAATTCGTGACCTAACCACTGCTGAAATTGAACAAAAAGTAAAGACTCTGAAAGAAGAGTTATTTAACCTTCGCTTCCAACTTGCGACTGGACAATTAGAAAACACAGCTCGCATCCGTGAAGTCCGCAAAGGGATCGCTCGTATGAAAACTGTAATCCGTGAAAGAGAGATCGGGGTTAACAATCGATAA
- a CDS encoding type Z 30S ribosomal protein S14: MAKKSMIAKQKRTPKHNVQAYTRCERCGRPHSVIRKFKLCRICFRELAYKGQIPGVKKASW, translated from the coding sequence GTGGCTAAAAAATCTATGATTGCGAAACAAAAACGCACGCCAAAGCATAATGTTCAAGCGTATACTCGTTGCGAACGTTGCGGACGTCCTCATTCAGTTATCCGTAAATTCAAGCTTTGCCGTATTTGTTTCCGTGAACTTGCATACAAGGGTCAGATTCCTGGCGTTAAGAAAGCTAGTTGGTAA
- the rpsQ gene encoding 30S ribosomal protein S17 yields MSDRNQRKVYTGRVVSDKMDKTVTVMVETYKKHSLYGKRVKYSKKFKTHDENNEAKVGDIVRIMETRPLSATKRFRLVEVVEKAVII; encoded by the coding sequence ATGAGTGACCGCAACCAACGTAAGGTATACACTGGCCGTGTTGTTTCCGACAAAATGGATAAAACAGTAACGGTTATGGTAGAAACTTATAAAAAGCATTCTCTATACGGCAAGCGCGTTAAGTACTCTAAGAAGTTTAAAACTCATGATGAGAACAACGAAGCAAAAGTAGGCGATATCGTACGTATCATGGAGACTCGTCCGCTATCTGCTACAAAACGTTTCCGTTTAGTAGAAGTTGTTGAAAAAGCAGTTATTATCTAA
- the rpsS gene encoding 30S ribosomal protein S19 encodes MGRSLKKGPFVDDHLMNKVEKLNETEGKQVVKTWSRRSTIFPAFIGHTIAVYDGRKHVPVYVTEDMVGHKLGEFAPSRTYKGHASDDKKTRR; translated from the coding sequence ATGGGTCGCAGCTTAAAAAAAGGACCTTTTGTTGATGATCATTTAATGAATAAGGTTGAGAAATTGAACGAAACTGAAGGCAAACAAGTTGTTAAAACTTGGTCTCGTCGCTCAACGATCTTCCCAGCATTCATCGGTCACACTATCGCAGTTTACGATGGTCGTAAACATGTACCTGTATACGTCACTGAAGACATGGTAGGACACAAGCTTGGTGAATTCGCGCCATCTCGTACTTACAAAGGTCATGCAAGTGATGATAAGAAAACAAGACGCTAA
- the rplP gene encoding 50S ribosomal protein L16, which yields MLLPKRVKHRREHRGKMRGRAKGGQEVAFGEYGLQAVEASWITNRQIEASRIAMTRYMKRGGKVWIKIFPHKPYTAKPLEVRMGSGKGAPEGWVAVVKPGKIMFEIAGVSEEVAREALRLASHKLPIKTKFVKREEIGGESNEK from the coding sequence ATGTTATTACCTAAACGCGTTAAACATCGTCGCGAACACCGCGGAAAAATGCGTGGACGTGCTAAAGGCGGTCAAGAAGTGGCGTTCGGTGAATACGGTTTACAAGCAGTTGAAGCTTCTTGGATCACAAACCGTCAAATCGAAGCATCTCGTATCGCTATGACTCGTTACATGAAACGTGGCGGTAAAGTATGGATTAAAATCTTCCCTCATAAACCTTACACAGCAAAACCTTTAGAAGTTCGTATGGGTTCAGGTAAAGGTGCTCCAGAAGGTTGGGTAGCAGTAGTTAAGCCTGGAAAAATCATGTTTGAAATCGCTGGTGTTTCTGAAGAGGTAGCTCGTGAAGCGCTTCGTCTAGCATCACATAAACTTCCAATCAAAACGAAGTTTGTAAAACGTGAGGAAATTGGTGGTGAATCAAATGAAAAGTAA
- the rpsC gene encoding 30S ribosomal protein S3, giving the protein MGQKVHPVGLRVGIIRDWESKWYADKDYANLLHEDIKVREYIAKRLVDASVSKVEIERAANRINITVHTAKPGMVIGKGGTEVEALRKALNELTSKRVHINIVEIKRADVDAKLVAENIARQLENRVSFRRAQKQSLQRAMRAGAKGIKTQVSGRLGGADIARSEHYSEGTVPLHTLRADIDYAHAEADTTYGKLGVKVWIYRGEVLPTRKKSEEGGK; this is encoded by the coding sequence GTGGGTCAAAAAGTACATCCGGTCGGACTTCGTGTCGGTATAATCCGTGATTGGGAATCTAAATGGTACGCAGATAAAGATTACGCTAATCTATTACACGAAGACATTAAAGTACGTGAATATATTGCAAAACGTTTAGTTGACGCTTCTGTTTCTAAAGTAGAAATCGAACGCGCAGCAAATCGTATTAACATTACTGTTCATACAGCTAAACCTGGTATGGTTATCGGTAAAGGTGGTACAGAAGTTGAAGCACTTCGTAAAGCATTAAACGAACTTACTTCAAAACGTGTACACATCAACATCGTTGAAATCAAAAGAGCTGACGTTGATGCGAAATTAGTAGCAGAAAACATCGCTCGCCAATTAGAAAATCGTGTTTCTTTCCGTCGTGCTCAGAAACAATCGCTGCAACGTGCGATGCGTGCTGGTGCAAAAGGAATCAAAACACAAGTATCTGGTCGTTTAGGCGGAGCAGATATCGCTCGTTCAGAACATTACAGTGAAGGTACTGTTCCACTTCATACTCTACGCGCTGACATTGACTATGCTCATGCAGAAGCTGATACAACTTATGGTAAGCTTGGCGTTAAAGTATGGATCTATCGTGGAGAAGTTCTTCCTACAAGAAAGAAATCTGAGGAAGGAGGCAAATAA
- the rplE gene encoding 50S ribosomal protein L5: MNRLKEKFQQEISPALVSKFNYKSVMEVPKVEKIVVNMGVGDAVSNSKALDVAVDELTQITGQKPVVTKAKKSIAGFRLREGMPIGAKVTLRGERMYQFLDKLISVSLPRVRDFRGVSKKAFDGRGNYTLGVKEQLIFPEIDYDKVSKARGMDIVIVTTANTDEEARELLTQIGMPFQK; this comes from the coding sequence ATGAACCGCCTAAAAGAAAAATTTCAACAAGAAATCAGTCCAGCTCTAGTTAGCAAATTCAATTACAAATCAGTAATGGAAGTACCTAAAGTTGAAAAGATCGTTGTCAACATGGGTGTCGGCGATGCTGTTTCAAACTCAAAAGCTCTTGATGTAGCTGTTGATGAATTAACTCAAATCACTGGTCAAAAGCCAGTTGTAACAAAAGCTAAAAAATCTATCGCAGGCTTCCGTCTTCGTGAAGGTATGCCAATCGGTGCAAAAGTTACTCTTCGTGGAGAGCGTATGTACCAATTCTTAGATAAATTAATTTCTGTTTCACTTCCACGTGTACGTGACTTCCGCGGTGTTTCTAAAAAAGCATTCGACGGTCGCGGTAACTATACATTAGGAGTAAAAGAGCAATTGATTTTCCCTGAGATTGATTATGATAAAGTGTCTAAAGCACGCGGTATGGATATCGTAATCGTAACAACTGCGAACACAGACGAAGAAGCTCGTGAATTGTTGACACAAATCGGAATGCCATTCCAAAAGTAA
- the rpsH gene encoding 30S ribosomal protein S8, giving the protein MTMTDPIADLLTRIRNANMVRHERLEVPASNIKKEIAEILKREGFVRDVEYVEDNKQGVIRIFLKYGANNERVITGLKRISKPGLRVYAKSTEVPRVLNGLGIALVSTSTGVLTDKEARAQQVGGEVLAYVW; this is encoded by the coding sequence ATGACAATGACAGATCCAATTGCAGATTTGCTTACTCGCATCCGTAATGCGAACATGGTTCGTCACGAAAGATTAGAAGTTCCTGCTTCTAACATCAAGAAAGAAATTGCAGAAATCCTCAAACGTGAAGGTTTCGTACGTGACGTAGAATATGTAGAAGATAACAAGCAAGGTGTTATCCGCATTTTCTTGAAATATGGAGCAAACAACGAACGTGTAATCACTGGATTAAAGCGTATCTCTAAACCTGGTTTACGTGTATATGCTAAATCTACAGAGGTACCTAGAGTACTAAACGGTTTAGGTATCGCGCTTGTTTCTACTTCTACAGGTGTTTTAACTGATAAAGAAGCTCGTGCTCAACAAGTAGGCGGAGAAGTACTAGCTTACGTTTGGTAA
- the rplN gene encoding 50S ribosomal protein L14 produces MIQQESRLKVADNSGAREVLTIKVLGGSGRKTANIGDVIVCTVKQATPGGVVKKGDVVRAVVVRTKSGVRRQDGTYIKFDENACVIIRDDKGPRGTRIFGPVARELRDSNFMKIVSLAPEVL; encoded by the coding sequence ATGATTCAACAAGAATCACGTTTAAAAGTTGCTGACAACTCTGGTGCTCGTGAAGTATTAACTATTAAAGTGCTTGGTGGTTCTGGACGCAAGACGGCTAACATCGGTGATGTTATCGTGTGTACAGTAAAACAAGCAACACCAGGTGGCGTTGTTAAAAAAGGTGACGTAGTCAGAGCGGTTGTTGTACGTACTAAGTCTGGTGTACGTCGTCAAGACGGTACTTACATTAAGTTCGACGAGAACGCTTGTGTCATTATCCGTGACGATAAAGGACCACGTGGAACTCGTATCTTCGGACCTGTTGCCCGTGAACTGCGTGACAGCAACTTTATGAAAATTGTATCTTTAGCTCCAGAAGTTCTTTAA
- the rplB gene encoding 50S ribosomal protein L2: MAIKKYKPTSNGRRGMTSSDFAEITTDSPEKSLLAPLHKKGGRNNQGKLTVRHQGGGHKRQYRIIDFKREKDGIPGRVATIEYDPNRSANIALINYADGEKRYILAPKTLVVGMEVMSGPEADIKVGNALPLINIPVGTIVHNIELKPGKGGQLVRSAGTSAQVLGKEGKYVLVRLNSGETRMILSACRATIGQVGNEQHELINIGKAGRSRWLGKRPTVRGSVMNPNDHPHGGGEGRAPIGRKSPMSPWGKPTLGYKTRKKNNKSDKFIVRRRKK; the protein is encoded by the coding sequence ATGGCGATTAAAAAGTATAAACCTACCTCTAATGGTCGTCGCGGCATGACTAGTTCTGATTTCGCTGAAATCACGACTGATTCTCCGGAAAAGTCACTTTTAGCACCCCTACACAAAAAGGGTGGCCGTAACAACCAAGGTAAGTTAACAGTTCGTCATCAAGGTGGCGGCCATAAGCGCCAATACCGTATCATCGATTTCAAACGTGAAAAAGATGGTATACCTGGACGCGTTGCTACGATCGAATATGATCCAAACCGCTCAGCTAATATTGCACTAATCAACTACGCTGATGGAGAAAAACGTTACATCCTTGCACCTAAAACACTTGTTGTAGGTATGGAAGTAATGTCTGGACCAGAAGCAGATATCAAAGTAGGTAATGCATTACCACTTATCAACATCCCAGTCGGTACAATCGTACACAATATTGAACTTAAACCAGGTAAGGGTGGTCAGTTAGTTCGTTCTGCTGGTACATCTGCTCAAGTACTTGGTAAAGAAGGTAAATATGTACTTGTACGTTTGAACTCTGGTGAAACTCGTATGATTCTTTCTGCTTGTCGTGCTACTATAGGTCAAGTTGGAAATGAACAACACGAACTGATCAACATTGGTAAAGCCGGTCGTTCTCGTTGGTTAGGTAAACGCCCAACAGTTCGTGGTTCTGTCATGAACCCTAACGATCACCCACACGGTGGTGGTGAAGGTCGCGCTCCAATCGGACGTAAATCACCAATGTCTCCATGGGGTAAACCTACTCTTGGATACAAGACACGTAAGAAAAACAACAAATCTGATAAATTTATTGTGCGTCGTCGCAAAAAATAA
- the rplX gene encoding 50S ribosomal protein L24, giving the protein MHVKKGDKVMVITGKDKGKTGVVLASFPKKDRVLVEGINVVKKHAKPSQMNPQGGIISQEASIHVSNVMLLDPKSNEPTRVGYKTEDGKKVRVAKKSGEVLDK; this is encoded by the coding sequence ATGCATGTAAAAAAAGGCGATAAAGTAATGGTCATTACTGGGAAAGACAAAGGTAAGACAGGTGTTGTTCTTGCTTCATTCCCAAAGAAAGACCGAGTGCTAGTTGAAGGAATCAACGTTGTAAAAAAACACGCTAAACCTTCACAGATGAATCCGCAAGGCGGAATCATCAGCCAGGAAGCATCTATCCATGTATCAAATGTTATGCTTCTAGATCCGAAATCTAACGAGCCAACTCGTGTAGGTTATAAGACAGAAGACGGCAAAAAAGTACGTGTAGCAAAAAAATCAGGTGAAGTTCTAGATAAATAG
- the rplW gene encoding 50S ribosomal protein L23, producing MMDVREIIKRPVITEASTDLMSEKKYTFEVDTRANKTQVKDAVQAIFDVKVDKVNIMNYKGKFKRMGKHAGYTNKRRKAIVKLTADSKEIEFFEV from the coding sequence ATAATGGATGTACGTGAAATCATTAAGCGCCCCGTAATTACAGAGGCTTCAACTGATCTTATGTCTGAGAAAAAGTATACTTTCGAAGTTGATACTAGAGCTAACAAAACTCAAGTAAAAGACGCCGTTCAAGCAATCTTTGACGTGAAAGTAGATAAAGTAAACATCATGAACTACAAAGGTAAGTTCAAGCGCATGGGTAAACACGCTGGTTACACTAACAAGCGTCGTAAAGCTATCGTTAAGCTTACTGCTGACAGTAAAGAAATCGAATTCTTTGAAGTATAA
- the rplV gene encoding 50S ribosomal protein L22, with the protein MQAKAVARTVRIAPRKVRLVVDLIRGKQVGEAVAILKHTPKAASPVIEKVLKSAIANAEHNFDMDINSLVVTEAYVNEGPTLKRFRPRAMGRASQINKRTSHITLVVSEKKEG; encoded by the coding sequence ATGCAAGCAAAAGCTGTTGCAAGAACAGTACGTATTGCTCCTCGTAAAGTACGTTTAGTCGTTGATCTAATCCGAGGTAAGCAAGTTGGAGAAGCGGTTGCTATTTTAAAGCATACACCTAAAGCTGCTTCACCAGTAATCGAAAAAGTACTTAAGTCTGCTATTGCGAACGCAGAGCACAACTTTGACATGGATATTAATAGCCTAGTGGTAACTGAGGCTTATGTAAATGAAGGACCAACACTTAAACGTTTCCGTCCTCGTGCGATGGGACGTGCAAGTCAAATCAACAAACGTACAAGTCACATTACACTTGTCGTATCAGAAAAGAAGGAGGGATAA